In Leishmania panamensis strain MHOM/PA/94/PSC-1 chromosome 18 sequence, the following proteins share a genomic window:
- a CDS encoding dephospho-CoA kinase, putative (TriTrypDB/GeneDB-style sysID: LpmP.18.0280), whose protein sequence is MKAIRTIGFTGTIASGKTSRCKHLVEVAQQRQQAMCADKDLGKSSTTSMPFLGRDRKAHQEAIPSSSMLTVHYINADLVGHHIYEPGKPCYYALLQHFGTAILSAPVSAEPASQQVAFPTQGGEEGACRGDSAARPGKAEPRIDRRVLGEIVFAEERKLQELNAICWPYITAAIKEEYAKLCAGLKTPYPPSMESAGVLPFTTTAATSFSPTSSSPSTSTGAASSAAPVVGLIIVEAALLCEMTEVLELTTDIWMTHCTPATAVDRVMVRNGISRKAAEQRVASQLDVGQKLLKLRHLPYKGDIEVFDTTQVSLTEGLKETAAAFDRYWRTKIAVHL, encoded by the coding sequence ATGAAGGCCATTCGCACCATCGGCTTCACCGGCACCATTGCAAGTGGCAAGACTTCCCGCTGCAAGCACCTTGTGGaggtggcacagcagcgacagcaagcCATGTGCGCTGACAAAGACCTAGGGAAGAGTAGTACAACTTCAATGCCATTCCTTGGCAGGGATAGAAAGGCGCACCAGGAAGCCATCCCATCTTCTTCGATGTTAACGGTGCACTACATTAATGCGGACCTTGTTGGTCACCACATCTACGAGCCTGGCAAGCCGTGTTACTACGCGCTGCTACAGCACTTTGGGACTGCCATCCTGTCCGCACCGGTGTCAGCTGAGCCGGCAAGCCAACAAGTAGCTTTCCCAAcccaaggaggagaggaaggggctTGTCGAGGTGATAGCGCCGCGCGACCAGGAAAGGCAGAGCCCCGTATTGATCGTCGTGTGCTTGGCGAAATTGTGTTTGCTGAGGAGCGCAAGTTGCAAGAGCTGAACGCGATCTGCTGGCCCTACATCACCGCCGCGATCAAGGAGGAGTACGCCAAGCTGTGTGCGGGTTTAAAAACACCATACCCGCCTTCCATGGAGTCGGCTGGGGTTTTGCCCTTcaccacgacggcggcgacttCTTTTTCGCCGACGTCTTCATCACCTTCGACTTCCACTGGTGCCGCTAGTTCAGCAGCACCCGTGGTTGGGCTGATCAttgtggaggcggcgctgctgtgtgaAATGACGGAGGTACTCGAGCTGACCACCGATATTTGGATGACACACTGTACCCCTGCAACGGCGGTTGATCGCGTGATGGTGCGCAATGGCATCAGCCGAAAAGCTGCCGAGCAGCGCGTGGCCAGCCAGCTCGATGTGGGCCAGAAGCTGCTCAAGCTGCGCCACTTGCCTTACAAGGGGGATATCGAGGTGTTCGACACAACGCAAGTGAGTCTGACGGAGGGGCTCAAAGAGACGGCGGCCGCCTTTGATCGGTACTGGAGAACGAAGATCGCCGTTCATCTGTAA
- a CDS encoding hypothetical protein (TriTrypDB/GeneDB-style sysID: LpmP.18.0290), with the protein MTVDMSDTRLQSIGVSFAVHYYTTLVETPEALAALYVPSANVVHSFRKSNGAVELSSLLTSLTAEGVTRVRVEDVMSELAASGAIKITVKGQLIGTARTQSFTQEVELYKLAKDTYGITDDKLSYSAAGQTALAAETPLLKEAEESTVGTAVAVAEEETPAELAAVHAPATRKKPASFAEALRLSKVSEGAAFSNTAVRVSDKVKSTENREKATRKIAKVKADEKDVLQSAGSAKPKLTKKLPRATNSVVYYDIILKELPESITEEKVRAVVTPVSAVKLVNLVKSERRRRSKEAISEVITCAFVELERPANAAANHVKEVVAKLTELNKGMRIEEVREKSALAGSRKPREGAVATLKEEGKA; encoded by the coding sequence ATGACGGTGGATATGTCCGACACGCGGCTTCAGAGCATCGGCGTGAGCTTTGCGGTGCACTACTACACCACACTCGTGGAAACTCCCGAGGCGCTGGCCGCCCTCTACGTCCCCTCTGCGAATGTTGTGCATAGCTTCAGGAAGTCGAACGGCGCCGTCGagctctcctcgctgctcacGTCCCTTACCGCTGAGGGTGTGACGCGAGTGAGAGTCGAGGACGTGATGTCTGAGCTGGCCGCCTCCGGCGCAATCAAGATCACAGTGAAGGGCCAGCTCATCGGTACTGCCAGAACGCAGTCCTTCACTCAGGAGGTGGAATTGTATAAGCTGGCGAAGGATACGTACGGCATCACGGACGATAAGCTGAGTTACTCAGCTGCCGGACAGACGGCGTTGGCGGCTGAGACGCCGTTGTTGAAGGAGGCTGAGGAGTCGACGGTGGgcactgctgttgctgttgccgaggaggagacgccaGCCGAGCTGGCTGCTGTGCATGCCCCAGCGACTCGCAAGAAGCCGGCGAGCTtcgccgaggcgctgcgcctcaGTAAAGTGAGCGAAGGCGCTGCCTTTTCGAACACcgcggtgcgtgtgagcgATAAGGTGAAGTCCACAGAGAACAGGGAGAAGGCCACACGCAAAATTGCAAAGGTCAAGGCAGACGAGAAGGATGTCTTGCAGTCAGCAGGGTCTGCCAAGCCCAAGCTCACCAAGAAGCTGCCCAGGGCTACCAACTCGGTAGTGTACTACGACATCATCTTGAAGGAGCTGCCAGAATCGATaacggaggagaaggtgcgcgcCGTCGTGACGCCGGTCTCTGCTGTGAAGCTGGTGAACCTTGTCAAGAGCGAAaggcgtcgccgcagcaagGAGGCCATATCCGAGGTGATCACGTGTGCCTTTGTGGAGCTGGAGCGCCCCGCTAACGCCGCTGCAAACCACGTGAAGGAAGTTGTGGCGAAGCTGACGGAGCTGAACAAGGGGATGCGCATCGAGGAGGTGCGGGAGAAGTCGGCCCTTGCAGGCTCTCGCAAGCCGCGGGAGGGCGCAGTGGCGACgttgaaggaggaagggaaggcgTAA
- a CDS encoding hypothetical protein (TriTrypDB/GeneDB-style sysID: LpmP.18.0300), with amino-acid sequence MSNRFFQKFYLRCGNCSAIQRSAQGYKPIANPILFNSDEHCRNYHDEQRRAAGYSGVLVTCRCENCRRVHSNWTVLDAQEFVDAKLRMTPEDRAQRLWASKS; translated from the coding sequence ATGTCGAACCGGTTCTTTCAAAAGTTCTACCTGCGGTGCGGCAACTGTTCTGCAATCCAGCGTAGTGCCCAGGGGTACAAGCCGATTGCGAACCCCATCCTCTTCAATTCCGACGAGCACTGCCGCAACTACCAcgatgagcagcgccgcgccgccgggTACTCTGGCGTGTTGGTGACATGCCGCTGTGAGAACTGCAGGCGCGTACACTCTAATTGGACGGTACTCGACGCTCAGGAGTTTGTTGACGCGAAGCTGCGCATGACACCCGAGGACCGCGCTCAGCGCTTGTGGGCTTCCAAGTCGTAG